A single window of Nicotiana tomentosiformis chromosome 1, ASM39032v3, whole genome shotgun sequence DNA harbors:
- the LOC104092389 gene encoding uncharacterized protein isoform X2: MNEQGKMMNQQQRMSMSQNQMLSMSQQPQILNPQLQQQQPPQMMNRNYRMWPQQPLPPPSVDQLKFQNPNPNMKQFVTGKQHSKPLGPRNNWKGKKVNKKEQRMDAARRNEILGSSGSSTNAQGGGYKPPTLNDLQQQNRLKARRFFPKKKFYHNNNNNMNAPYAPRNTSSYIIRAKKSGGIASLVSPCPVTPAVLPTPIFSPSREVLVDMAKEEWGVDGYGSMNGLIRLRSPGHEVEGHEDEEEEEGGSSESDVEEHVEVERRLDHDLSRFEMIYPNYSGMEYNNVLGNRVDDQDTHIAQLEEENLILKDRLFLMERELGDLRRRLQSLERRGRGCEEMTEEVVENESESESHEDGHSLEDNNVELVEGHMEGVGNMKGKEEDRIEDDVELAENEVKVGEEGEKANRNGNEEAFEKESDKVGKEEDEVDGNRMDEAFEKEIIADDGSKGEVNNDKDLKTGNEVQFTPLNKNIENKVQGLDNASLGDDTMEEASRVDVEAVSQTKKEDELPGNE; the protein is encoded by the exons ATGAACGAGCAAGGAAAAATGATGAATCAACAACAGAGGATGAGTATGAGTCAAAACCAAATGCTAAGTATGAGTCAACAACCTCAGATCTTAAATCCACAGCTTCAACAGCAGCAG CCACCACAGATGATGAATCGGAACTACAGGATGTGGCCGCAGCAGCCTCTGCCACCGCCGTCAGTCGACCAGCTGAAATTTCAAAACCCTAACCCCAATATGAAGCAATTTGTTACTGGAAAGCAGCATTCCAAGCCCTTGGGACCTCGGAATAATTGGAAGGGTAAAAAGGTAAATAAGAAGGAACAGAGAATGGATGCTGCAAGGCGGAACGAGATTTTAGGAAGTAGCGGTAGTAGTACCAATGCTCAAGGTGGTGGATATAAGCCGCCTACGTTAAATGACTTGCAACAGCAAAACCGATTGAAGGCCCGGAGATTTTTCCCTAAGAAGAAATTTTatcataacaataataataacatgaatgCACCTTATGCGCCTCGGAACACATCTTCATATATCATTAGGGCGAAAAAAAGTGGTGGTATTGCTTCTTTGGTGTCCCCTTGCCCTGTAACTCCGGCTGTGTTGCcgacccctattttctccccgtCGAGGGAGGTGTTAGTAGATATGGCTAAAGAGGAGTGGGGAGTGGATGGGTACGGATCGATGAATGGGTTGATTAGGCTGAGATCGCCTGGTCATGAGGTAGAAGGACACGAGGATGAGGAAGAAGAGGAGGGAGGATCGAGTGAGAGTGATGTGGAAGAACATGTGGAAGTGGAGAGGCGGTTGGATCATGATTTGAGCAGGTTTGAGATGATTTACCCGAATTATAGCGGGATGGAGTACAACAATGTGTTGGGAAACCGTGTGGACGATCAAGATACACATATTGCTCAGTTAGAGGAAGAGAACTTGATTTTGAAGGACAGGTTGTTCTTGATGGAGAGGGAGTTGGGTGATTTGAGGAGGAGGTTGCAAAGTCTTGAGAGGAGGGGTCGTGGATGCGAGGAGATGACTGAGGAGGTAGTGGAGAATGAGTCTGAGAGTGAGAGTCATGAGGATGGCCATTCTTTGGAGGATAACAATGTTGAACTGGTTGAAGGGCACATGGAAGGAGTTGGGAATATGAAAGGGAAGGAAGAAGATAGGATTGAGGATGACGTTGAATTGGCAGAAAATGAGGTGAAAGTTGGAGAAGAAGGTGAAAAGGCTAATCGTAATGGGAACGAGGAAGCTTTTGAAAAGGAATCTGATAAAGTaggaaaagaagaagatgaagttgaTGGCAATAGGATGGATGAAGCTTTTGAAAAGGAAATAATTGCTGATGATGGAAGCAAGGGTGAAGTGAACAACGATAAGGATCTGAAAACTGGGAATGAGGTTCAGTTCACTCCATTAAACAAGAACATTGAAAACAAGGTACAGGGATTAGATAATGCAAGTTTGGGAGATGATACTATGGAGGAGGCTTCTAGAGTGGATGTTGAAGCGGTTTCCCAGACCAAGAAGGAAGATGAATTGCCAGGAAATGAATGA
- the LOC104092389 gene encoding uncharacterized protein isoform X1 encodes MNEQGKMMNQQQRMSMSQNQMLSMSQQPQILNPQLQQQQQPPQMMNRNYRMWPQQPLPPPSVDQLKFQNPNPNMKQFVTGKQHSKPLGPRNNWKGKKVNKKEQRMDAARRNEILGSSGSSTNAQGGGYKPPTLNDLQQQNRLKARRFFPKKKFYHNNNNNMNAPYAPRNTSSYIIRAKKSGGIASLVSPCPVTPAVLPTPIFSPSREVLVDMAKEEWGVDGYGSMNGLIRLRSPGHEVEGHEDEEEEEGGSSESDVEEHVEVERRLDHDLSRFEMIYPNYSGMEYNNVLGNRVDDQDTHIAQLEEENLILKDRLFLMERELGDLRRRLQSLERRGRGCEEMTEEVVENESESESHEDGHSLEDNNVELVEGHMEGVGNMKGKEEDRIEDDVELAENEVKVGEEGEKANRNGNEEAFEKESDKVGKEEDEVDGNRMDEAFEKEIIADDGSKGEVNNDKDLKTGNEVQFTPLNKNIENKVQGLDNASLGDDTMEEASRVDVEAVSQTKKEDELPGNE; translated from the exons ATGAACGAGCAAGGAAAAATGATGAATCAACAACAGAGGATGAGTATGAGTCAAAACCAAATGCTAAGTATGAGTCAACAACCTCAGATCTTAAATCCACAGCTTCAACAGCAGCAG CAGCCACCACAGATGATGAATCGGAACTACAGGATGTGGCCGCAGCAGCCTCTGCCACCGCCGTCAGTCGACCAGCTGAAATTTCAAAACCCTAACCCCAATATGAAGCAATTTGTTACTGGAAAGCAGCATTCCAAGCCCTTGGGACCTCGGAATAATTGGAAGGGTAAAAAGGTAAATAAGAAGGAACAGAGAATGGATGCTGCAAGGCGGAACGAGATTTTAGGAAGTAGCGGTAGTAGTACCAATGCTCAAGGTGGTGGATATAAGCCGCCTACGTTAAATGACTTGCAACAGCAAAACCGATTGAAGGCCCGGAGATTTTTCCCTAAGAAGAAATTTTatcataacaataataataacatgaatgCACCTTATGCGCCTCGGAACACATCTTCATATATCATTAGGGCGAAAAAAAGTGGTGGTATTGCTTCTTTGGTGTCCCCTTGCCCTGTAACTCCGGCTGTGTTGCcgacccctattttctccccgtCGAGGGAGGTGTTAGTAGATATGGCTAAAGAGGAGTGGGGAGTGGATGGGTACGGATCGATGAATGGGTTGATTAGGCTGAGATCGCCTGGTCATGAGGTAGAAGGACACGAGGATGAGGAAGAAGAGGAGGGAGGATCGAGTGAGAGTGATGTGGAAGAACATGTGGAAGTGGAGAGGCGGTTGGATCATGATTTGAGCAGGTTTGAGATGATTTACCCGAATTATAGCGGGATGGAGTACAACAATGTGTTGGGAAACCGTGTGGACGATCAAGATACACATATTGCTCAGTTAGAGGAAGAGAACTTGATTTTGAAGGACAGGTTGTTCTTGATGGAGAGGGAGTTGGGTGATTTGAGGAGGAGGTTGCAAAGTCTTGAGAGGAGGGGTCGTGGATGCGAGGAGATGACTGAGGAGGTAGTGGAGAATGAGTCTGAGAGTGAGAGTCATGAGGATGGCCATTCTTTGGAGGATAACAATGTTGAACTGGTTGAAGGGCACATGGAAGGAGTTGGGAATATGAAAGGGAAGGAAGAAGATAGGATTGAGGATGACGTTGAATTGGCAGAAAATGAGGTGAAAGTTGGAGAAGAAGGTGAAAAGGCTAATCGTAATGGGAACGAGGAAGCTTTTGAAAAGGAATCTGATAAAGTaggaaaagaagaagatgaagttgaTGGCAATAGGATGGATGAAGCTTTTGAAAAGGAAATAATTGCTGATGATGGAAGCAAGGGTGAAGTGAACAACGATAAGGATCTGAAAACTGGGAATGAGGTTCAGTTCACTCCATTAAACAAGAACATTGAAAACAAGGTACAGGGATTAGATAATGCAAGTTTGGGAGATGATACTATGGAGGAGGCTTCTAGAGTGGATGTTGAAGCGGTTTCCCAGACCAAGAAGGAAGATGAATTGCCAGGAAATGAATGA